The genomic window GGCAAATCCTACCAATTCGAAAGTGATTAAATAATAGGGCCAATCGCCAATTAAAAATGGACTGTCTCCTCCGGGTTTTGTACAAATGAACCAATAATTGGCTCCTTCGCCCAAGAATGTATTTACATAACCCATGACAAAAATGACGCCATTCGTAATCAATACGGTGTTTAATAATGACCCTTTACGACATCGCATTCCATCTACCCACATGAGCCACACGACATTTAGAATAATTAACCCATGGGAGAGAAAATTCCAGAAGATAGAAATATCACCATAAGGCCATCGGGTTGGATCTGGTGTTAATATGGATTGGAGCGCGCCCGCCAATCCCCAGAAAAACGCCAATTCAAAGGCTGTTTGGGATTTTTTCCATAGTGCGTAGG from Candidatus Neomarinimicrobiota bacterium includes these protein-coding regions:
- a CDS encoding TIGR02206 family membrane protein, with product MGCLMIWFALPYIGKKYLSPSKRFSIAIFLAVFTIFQEVLFDFFQLYIDDFDLKDDLSLHMCGISLFLTSYALWKKSQTAFELAFFWGLAGALQSILTPDPTRWPYGDISIFWNFLSHGLIILNVVWLMWVDGMRCRKGSLLNTVLITNGVIFVMGYVNTFLGEGANYWFICTKPGGDSPFLIGDWPYYLITFELVGFAMMGLIYLPMWIAVNRKEKGGVSPS